A portion of the Heliangelus exortis chromosome 28, bHelExo1.hap1, whole genome shotgun sequence genome contains these proteins:
- the TBXA2R gene encoding thromboxane A2 receptor, which produces MGLGGDMKPPNSSTSGRPDVCFGVFNASGNAQNSITSPWFSTAFGLIGLCSNLFALCVLLSSSRKLSSRARSSFLIFLSGLVVTDFMGLLVTASVIIPYHFIKFTWTEVDPGCHLCNFLGFSMVFFGQCPLLLGATMAGERFFGINHPFSRSTNISKHRAWSIVGLVWGFSCLLGLLPVLGLGRYTLQYPGSWCFLTLLPDTGNVIFCLLFALLGIFCVLLSFIFNTISVVTLCRVYHDRESVQRRRDSEVEMMVQLVGIMIIATICWMPLLIFIVQMVLQQLPASGHIQMLPMETQKMLLIYIRMVTWNQILDPWVYILFRRAVLHRIYPSLRPRPSILSLNPSLHRKLTAGSVLQ; this is translated from the exons atggggtTGGGGGGAGACATGAAGCCCCCCAACAGCAGCACAAGTGGCCGGCCGGACGTGTGCTTCGGGGTGTTCAACGCCAGTGGCAATGCTCAGAACAGCATCACTTCACCCTGGTTCTCCACTGCCTTTGGCCTCATCGGCCTCTGCTCCAACCTCTTCGCCCTCTGTgtcctgctcagctcctcccGCAAGCTGTCCAGCCGGGCCCGCTCCtccttcctcatcttcctcagCGGGCTGGTGGTCACGGACTTCATGGGGCTGCTGGTGACAGCCTCGGTCATTATCCCCTACCACTTCATCAAGTTCACCTGGACTGAGGTGGACCCTGGCTGCCACCTCTGCAATTTCCTTGGTTTCTCCATGGTCTTCTTTGGGCAGTGcccactgctgctgggggctACCATGGCTGGTGAGAGGTTCTTCGGCATCAACCACCCCTTCTCCCGCTCCACCAACATCTCCAAGCACCGTGCCTGGTCCATCGTGGGGCTGGTGTGGGgcttctcctgcctgctggggctgctgccagtgctggggctggggcgGTATACACTGCAGTATCCCGGATCCTGGTGCTTCCTCACCCTCCTGCCTGACACCGGCAATGTCATCTTCTGCCTGCTCTTTGCCCTGCTGGGCATCTTCTGTGTGCTGCTCTCATTCATCTTCAACACAATCAGTGTGGTGACCCTCTGCCGCGTCTACCATGACCGCGAGTCAGTACAGCGGCGCCGGGACAGCGAGGTGGAGATGATGGTGCAGCTTGTGGGTATCATGATCATTGCCACCATCTGCTGGATGCCACTCCTG ATCTTCATTGTCCAGAtggtcctgcagcagctgccgGCCAGTGGCCACATCCAGATGTTGCCCATGGAGACACAGAAGATGCTGCTCATCTACATCCGCATGGTCACCTGGAATCAGATCCTGGACCCTTGGGTCTACATCCTCTTCCGACGGGCGGTGCTGCACCGCATCTACCCCAGTCTGCGTCCTCGcccctccatcctctccctcaATCCCTCCCTGCATCGCAAGCTCACTGCCGGCTCTGTCCTGCAGTAA